A single window of Alosa alosa isolate M-15738 ecotype Scorff River chromosome 11, AALO_Geno_1.1, whole genome shotgun sequence DNA harbors:
- the agk gene encoding acylglycerol kinase, mitochondrial isoform X1: MARVVKVFRTLRNHWKKSTFAVCVLSYGGHWLYGKHCDNVLRREACQEAREYGRQIIGPQEQLKKATVILNPAACSGKANNLFEKNAAPILHLAGVEVTIVKTDYEGQAKKLMELMEHTDMLIVAGGDGTLQEVVTGLLRRPDEGAFSKTPIGFIPLGSQNSLSSALHPMSDNKVRHITTATLSILKGETVPLDVMQIQGEKEQPVYAMLSLRWGAFRDVANSISKYWYLGPLKTRAAHWFSTLRQEWPQVREASLSILPAVPRPPDEPTHKPPRPNLLYRIVRRLKNYWNPPVIEAPKEPEPERWEEREISTSELVVSTQNKNPVQRRENDALLVCVEPDSLTVGEFITAGTQKAEDPFVSMPNAVKLEAGAFRFNPKQEGAGFFNIDNEEYEAMAVEVRLLPRKLHFFCSGERREQLLAETT; the protein is encoded by the exons ATGGCCCGTGTTGTGAAGGTGTTTCGGACGCTGCGGAATCACTGGAAGAAGTCCACATTTGCAGTGTGTGTCCTGTCGTATGGTGGTCACTGGTTATATGGAAAACACTG TGACAATGTTTTACGAAGAGAAGCCTGTCAAGAGGCAAGG GAATATGGGCGACAGATAATTGGACCTCAGGAGCAGTTGAAGAAAGCAACTGTCATCTTGAACCCGGCTGCATGCAGTGG GAAAGCCAACAACCTTTTTGAGAAGAATGCAGCACCCATTTTACATCTGGCTGGCGTGGAGGTGACCATAGTGAAg ACAGACTATGAGGGTCAGGCCAAGAAGCTGATGGAACTAATGGAGCACACTGACATGCTTATAGTTGCTGGAGGAGATGGAACTCTACAAGAG GTTGTTACTGGGCTGTTGAGGAGGCCTGATGAG GGAGCTTTCAGTAAGACACCCATTGGATTCATACCACTTGGTTCCCAGAATTCCCTGAGCTCCGCCCTGCATCCTATGAGCGACAATAAAGTCAG GCACATCACCACAGCAACGTTGTCAATTTTGAAGGGTGAGACTGTTCCCCTGGACGTTATGCAGATTCAG ggagagaaagaacaacCTGTATATGCTATGCTCAGTCTTCGCTGGGGTGCTTTCAGAGATGTAGCCAACAGCATCAGCAA GTACTGGTACCTTGGCCCACTGAAAACCAGAGCAGCTCATTGGTTCAGCACACTGAGG CAGGAGTGGCCTCAAGTGCGGGAGGCTTCCTTGTCCATCCTGCCTGCTGTTCCCCGGCCTCCAGATGAACCGACACACAAACCCCCACGCCCCAACCTGCTGTACCGCATCGTCCGCAGACTCAAGAACTACTGGAACCCCCCTGTAatag aagctcCTAAAGAGCCAGAACCAGAGCGATGGGAGGAGCGGGAGATCTCTACATCGGAGCTGGTTGTCAGCACCCAGAACAAGAACCCTGTGCAACGG CGGGAGAATGATGCACTGCTGGTCTGTGTGGAGCCTGATAGCCTCACAGTGGGCGAGTTCATTACTGCAGG aacTCAGAAAGCGGAAGACCCATTTGTGTCAATGCCCAATGCAGTGAAACTGGAGGCTGGTGCCTTTAGATTCAACCCAAAACAA GAGGGAGCTGGCTTTTTCAACATTGACAATGAGGAGTATGAGGCCATGGCAGTGGAGGTGAGGCTGTTGCCACGGAA
- the agk gene encoding acylglycerol kinase, mitochondrial isoform X2, whose amino-acid sequence MARVVKVFRTLRNHWKKSTFAVCVLSYGGHWLYGKHCDNVLRREACQEAREYGRQIIGPQEQLKKATVILNPAACSGKANNLFEKNAAPILHLAGVEVTIVKTDYEGQAKKLMELMEHTDMLIVAGGDGTLQEVVTGLLRRPDEGAFSKTPIGFIPLGSQNSLSSALHPMSDNKVRHITTATLSILKGETVPLDVMQIQGEKEQPVYAMLSLRWGAFRDVANSISKYWYLGPLKTRAAHWFSTLREWPQVREASLSILPAVPRPPDEPTHKPPRPNLLYRIVRRLKNYWNPPVIEAPKEPEPERWEEREISTSELVVSTQNKNPVQRRENDALLVCVEPDSLTVGEFITAGTQKAEDPFVSMPNAVKLEAGAFRFNPKQEGAGFFNIDNEEYEAMAVEVRLLPRKLHFFCSGERREQLLAETT is encoded by the exons ATGGCCCGTGTTGTGAAGGTGTTTCGGACGCTGCGGAATCACTGGAAGAAGTCCACATTTGCAGTGTGTGTCCTGTCGTATGGTGGTCACTGGTTATATGGAAAACACTG TGACAATGTTTTACGAAGAGAAGCCTGTCAAGAGGCAAGG GAATATGGGCGACAGATAATTGGACCTCAGGAGCAGTTGAAGAAAGCAACTGTCATCTTGAACCCGGCTGCATGCAGTGG GAAAGCCAACAACCTTTTTGAGAAGAATGCAGCACCCATTTTACATCTGGCTGGCGTGGAGGTGACCATAGTGAAg ACAGACTATGAGGGTCAGGCCAAGAAGCTGATGGAACTAATGGAGCACACTGACATGCTTATAGTTGCTGGAGGAGATGGAACTCTACAAGAG GTTGTTACTGGGCTGTTGAGGAGGCCTGATGAG GGAGCTTTCAGTAAGACACCCATTGGATTCATACCACTTGGTTCCCAGAATTCCCTGAGCTCCGCCCTGCATCCTATGAGCGACAATAAAGTCAG GCACATCACCACAGCAACGTTGTCAATTTTGAAGGGTGAGACTGTTCCCCTGGACGTTATGCAGATTCAG ggagagaaagaacaacCTGTATATGCTATGCTCAGTCTTCGCTGGGGTGCTTTCAGAGATGTAGCCAACAGCATCAGCAA GTACTGGTACCTTGGCCCACTGAAAACCAGAGCAGCTCATTGGTTCAGCACACTGAGG GAGTGGCCTCAAGTGCGGGAGGCTTCCTTGTCCATCCTGCCTGCTGTTCCCCGGCCTCCAGATGAACCGACACACAAACCCCCACGCCCCAACCTGCTGTACCGCATCGTCCGCAGACTCAAGAACTACTGGAACCCCCCTGTAatag aagctcCTAAAGAGCCAGAACCAGAGCGATGGGAGGAGCGGGAGATCTCTACATCGGAGCTGGTTGTCAGCACCCAGAACAAGAACCCTGTGCAACGG CGGGAGAATGATGCACTGCTGGTCTGTGTGGAGCCTGATAGCCTCACAGTGGGCGAGTTCATTACTGCAGG aacTCAGAAAGCGGAAGACCCATTTGTGTCAATGCCCAATGCAGTGAAACTGGAGGCTGGTGCCTTTAGATTCAACCCAAAACAA GAGGGAGCTGGCTTTTTCAACATTGACAATGAGGAGTATGAGGCCATGGCAGTGGAGGTGAGGCTGTTGCCACGGAA